Proteins encoded in a region of the Cygnus olor isolate bCygOlo1 chromosome 4, bCygOlo1.pri.v2, whole genome shotgun sequence genome:
- the NKX3-2 gene encoding LOW QUALITY PROTEIN: homeobox protein Nkx-3.2 (The sequence of the model RefSeq protein was modified relative to this genomic sequence to represent the inferred CDS: inserted 2 bases in 1 codon; deleted 2 bases in 1 codon) has product MAVRGGNALTPFSIQAILNKKEERARHAAGRPPGPAGGWRLCGAAEGPPLPAGVGAGAARPAAAAPRTPAGWDSDSALSEEPEGERRSEEEGAGGSGRPAEAAGRGEAGGGGGSAPGGGGXRDNAGLSDSEMSAAVSDRSPPEEEDGAGKCGKLLPAEDEAAAAPKPRKKRSRAAFSHAQVFELERRFNHQRYLSGPERADLAASLKLTETQVKIWFQNRRYKTKRRQMAADLLAAAPAAKKVAVKVLVRDDQRQYHPGEVLRPPSLLSLQPSYYYPYYCLPGWALSTCAAAAGTQ; this is encoded by the exons ATGGCCGTGCGCGGCGGCAACGCCCTGACGCCTTTCTCCATCCAGGCCATCCTCAACAAGAAGGAGGAGCGCGCCCGACacgcggcggggcggccgccggggccggccgggggaTGGAGGCTCTGCGGGGCCGCCGAGggcccgccgctccccgccggtGTCGGGGCCGGtgccgcccgcccggccgctGCCGCCCCGCGGACGCCGGCGGGCTGGGACTCGGACTCGGCGCTGAGCGAGGAGCCCGAGGGCGAGCGGCGCTCCGAGGAGGAGGGCGCCGGGGgcagcggccgccccgccgaggcggcgggc cggggggaggccggcggcggcggaggctCAGCCCCCGGAGGCGGCGG GCGGGACAACGCCGGGCTCAGTGACAGCGAGATGTCGGCGGCCGTCTCAG ATCGCAGCCcgccggaggaggaggacggaGCGGGCAAGTGCGGGAAGCTGCTGCCGGCGGAGgacgaggcggcggcggcgccgaaGCCGCGCAAGAAGCGCTCCCGGGCCGCCTTCTCCCATGCGCAGGTCTTCGAGCTGGAGCGGCGCTTCAACCACCAGCGCTACCTGTCGGGGCCCGAGCGGGCCGACCTGGCCGCCTCGCTGAAGCTCACCGAGACGCAGGTGAAGATCTGGTTCCAGAACCGGCGCTACAAGACCAAGAGGCGGCAGATGGCCGCAGACCTGCTGGCCGCCGCGCCCGCCGCCAAGAAGGTGGCCGTCAAGGTGCTGGTGCGAGACGACCAGAGACAGTACCACCCCGGCGAGGTGCTGCGGCCGCCCTCgctgctctccctccagccctcctACTACTACCCCTACTACTGCCTGCCCGGCTGGGCACTGTCCACCTGCGCCGCAGCCGCCGGCACCCAGTGA